GACGGTCGCCGTCCTGAAGGGCGGCGGCGCAATGCGGACCGGATGTGTCGAAGGCGAGGATCATGCCGGGCTTATGCCCCGGGCACGCGTCCTGTGCAACGCGGGGAAGCCGGTTGGAACCGGCTTCGAAGCGCCGTCGACGGCGCTTTGGAAAGGCCCTTCGAAGGGCCTTTCGCGCTCAGACCGCGACCGGGCGCACCTCGGAGACCTCGGGGATGTAGTGGCGCAGCAGGTTCTCGATGCCCATCTTCAGCGTCAGCGTCGAAGAGGGGCAGCCCGCGCAGGCGCCCTGCATGTGCAGGTAGACCACGCCCCGGTCGAAGCCGTGGAAGGTGATGTCGCCGCCATCCTGGGCCACCGCCGGGCGCACACGCGTGTCCAGCAGTTCCTTGATCTGGTTGACGATTTCTCCATCCTCGCCGTCGTGCTGGGCATGGCCGCCCGACTGGTCGGCACCATCCGCCATGACCGGCGCGCCGGACTGGAAGTGCTCCATGATCGCGCCGAGGATCGCCGGTTTCAGGTGATCCCAGTCGGCGCTGTCGTCCTTGGTCACGGTCACGAAATCGGTGCCGAAGAACACGCCGGTCACACCCTCGACCGCAAACAGCCGCTGAGCCAGCGGCGACTTCTCTCCGGCCTCGGCGGTCGGGAAATCGGCGGTTCCCATCTCCAGCACGGTCTGGCCGGGCAGGAACTTCAGCGTCGCGGGGTTCGGAGTGGATTCGGTCTGAATGAACATCGGTTCTGCACCTTTTCTGGCCTGACCTCCTATATGCGCTTCCACGCCCAAGCCGTCAAGGATTGGAACCGTTCTAAACTGCGCGCGTCAGTCGATGCAGAACCGGAAGGCGCTGGCGATCATCCTGCGGTCCATGGGCGAGGGCTTCATCGCGACGGCATAGTTGCCGCCGATCACCCGCGCGAAGGAAGCCGAGAGCCACATGTCGCTGGCATCCGCGATGGCGCGCGCGATCTCGGGGGGCACTTTCGCGGTGATGAAGGCCTCGTCGCCGTTCGGCCGGATCGTCAGGCTGTCGCCGGGCAGCGAGACGAAGGTGCCGTCGATCTCGGCCTGAAAGGTGCCTGCGGAATTCTCCTCCAGCGCGTGTAGCGCGGCATGGAGCAGCACCAGAGGTTGCCCGCCCCGGCAGAGGAAGGTCACCTGATCGACACCGCTGTAGGCCGAGACGGTGTCGAGCCGCTTCGCCGAAGCGATGAGCCCGTCCTTGTAGGGCTCGAGGAACACCGGCGCGTAGCCGAAGGGGGTCGTGACGTCGTATTCCTCGGCCTCCGTGACCGTGACGTGGTGCATCTGGTCGGACCCCTGCATGCTGGCCAGCGTGAAGATCCGGGCGTCGATGCCCATTTCGACCATGTAGGAAATCAGCATGCCCGACAGTTGCTGCGCCGAATCGCCGTCGATGGTCTGCCCGGGCGCGTGGAAGCGGTGCAGGCCCAGCACGTCGTCCTCGCGCAGGGCACGGCGCACCCCGCCCATGAAGGCATAGGCGCAGGCGCTTTCGCAGCGGCCCGGCCCGGCGGCGGCCAGCGTCATCGGCGTCAGCCGCCCGTCCGCATCGCGGGTCATCGCGTCGGAACTGCCGATGGAGGTGTCGAGATCCGCCTCACGCAGGTAGCGCCCCAGCTTCAGCGCCTCGCCCAGATTGCCGCCGGGGCTGTTCAGCACCACCCGCCGCGCGTCCCGCCCGTCGCCCACAAAGGCGCGCAACTGGTCGGTCAGGCCGGCCTCGATCTGGCCCTCGACGA
This region of Ponticoccus alexandrii genomic DNA includes:
- a CDS encoding NifU family protein, coding for MFIQTESTPNPATLKFLPGQTVLEMGTADFPTAEAGEKSPLAQRLFAVEGVTGVFFGTDFVTVTKDDSADWDHLKPAILGAIMEHFQSGAPVMADGADQSGGHAQHDGEDGEIVNQIKELLDTRVRPAVAQDGGDITFHGFDRGVVYLHMQGACAGCPSSTLTLKMGIENLLRHYIPEVSEVRPVAV